One stretch of Enoplosus armatus isolate fEnoArm2 chromosome 1, fEnoArm2.hap1, whole genome shotgun sequence DNA includes these proteins:
- the rxfp3.3a2 gene encoding relaxin-3 receptor 1 has translation MDELFNHSGELNRSSPGDEKFGFEDIDVSADGTLILRILISVVYSVVCAVGLVGNLLVFFLMRLRQGRKKSTINFFIINLAVTDFQFVLTLPFWAVDTALDFSWPFGDAMCKIILSVTVMNMYASVFFLTAMSVTRYLSVASALKKRSYRRSRCVKWVCAVLWVAATAATAPTTFFSTVTVVAGEKLCLLKFPEGHDWLALYHIQKILIAFIIPMLIVSVNYLMLLRFVKRTSMDSSNPKRRSRVTKSVAIVVLSFFCCWMPNHAITFWGVLVKFNAVNWDKSYYMVHTYVFPVTVCLAHANSCLNPVLYCLMRPEIRKMLSGLVWRVSTPSSKTGCATRSFRHGETQGVVPLQIMDNVEYTLSIIDRKGLSSSNVIPYTR, from the coding sequence ATGGATGAACTGTTTAACCACAGCGGAGAGCTGAACCGAAGTTCACCTGGCGATGAGAAATTCGGGTTCGAGGACATCGATGTCAGCGCGGACGGCACCCTCATCCTGCGGATCCTCATCTCCGTGGTGTACTCTGTGGTTTGCGCAGTGGGTTTGGTGGGCAACCTGCTCGTCTTTTTCCTCATGAGGTTACGACAAGGCCGAAAGAAGTCCACTATCAACTTCTTCATTATCAACTTGGCGGTGACGGACTTCCAGTTCGTGCTCACGCTGCCCTTCTGGGCCGTGGACACCGCGCTGGACTTCAGCTGGCCGTTTGGAGACGCCATGTGCAAAATCATCCTCTCGGTCACCGTGATGAACATGTACGCCAGCGTGTTTTTCCTCACCGCCATGAGTGTGACCCGCTACCTGTCTGTCGCCTCGGCCCTGAAGAAAAGGTCTTACAGGAGGTCACGGTGTGTGAAGTGGGTGTGCGCGGTGCTGTGGGTGGCGGCCACAGCGGCCACAGCTCCCACGACCTTCTTCTCCACCGTGACAGTGGTCGCTGGAGAAAAACTCTGCCTCCTCAAGTTTCCTGAAGGGCACGACTGGCTCGCTCTCTATCACATCCAGAAAATATTGATAGCCTTCATCATCCCGATGCTCATAGTCTCTGTTAACTACCTGATGCTCCTGCGCTTCGTAAAGCGGACGAGCATGGACAGCAGCAACCCTAAACGGAGATCCAGAGTCACCAAATCTGTCGCTATAGtggttttgtctttcttctgctgctggATGCCGAATCACGCCATCACCTTCTGGGGTGTCTTGGTGAAATTTAACGCTGTCAACTGGGATAAATCTTATTACATGGTGCACACGTACGTGTTCCCGGTCACTGTGTGCTTGGCGCACGCAAACAGCTGCTTGAACCCGGTGCTTTACTGCCTGATGAGGCCAGAGATCAGGAAGATGCTCAGCGGTTTGGTCTGGAGAGTCTCCACTCCGTCCTCCAAAACGGGCTGCGCGACGCGCTCTTTCAGGCACGGAGAGACGCAGGGAGTCGTGCCTCTCCAGATCATGGACAACGTGGAGTACACGCTGTCTATCATTGACCGTAAAGGCTTATCGAGCTCCAACGTGATCCCATACACCCGATAA